From the Argentina anserina chromosome 3, drPotAnse1.1, whole genome shotgun sequence genome, the window atggtgaaactcggtggagatgatgatggttttggggtggacggcttggctaatttgtgagggaagtttatggtggtgttttggtagagttttggctcttgaatgctaatgagaagtgatcatatttgagaggtgaagccatgtatatatagaggaaagatggagggtttgaaattgtttctttcttcctataataatatcatgctttaatcccttaaatcatggaaagttttattccctaaaacatgccatgctttaatccctaaaacatgtcatgttttattccctaaaacatgccatgttttatgcctttaatgatcatcttctatttaattgttgcatgacttggctccatctctttttctttaattatctcttcaatcaaatctgaaaataagaaaataaaatcataagtaagagataattagtttcaaaacctaacaaggattcctagtcaaactaggactctagaccaattatgcgtttttaactcatgtaagcacaaaaatgcatccaataccgcccaagactcttactacgacttaatgactcaatagtacaacaataagggctaagaaaagtacaaattgaggtaaaaacatgttaagaacgtcgcacaacgtgctcctatcaagtttcggggagagagagagagagagagagagagagagcggcggggtgaagggtttccagaaatggaaaccctaatccctaaaatttactatttatacgagttttcaaatcggaaactaacttccgacgttaataacttttacgtacgacgtccgattcgaacgcgtcacatactcacgaattcgtatcgacgaactctacaacttttgtgaagaaagttttcacaaacgatcgacggaataaaagtcgatatatacgttgcggaaacgtaacgtttttcgaattaaacgttccgagaacgtttctgtTTTTCGTTTCGTAACAGCGAAAACATACACATtcgttttaattgaatttcacaactttatagaattcaaatcacatcaaataatgtaatgaaatttagggttattacatatgttcattaatttgatttgtttgttaATCATATATCTTAACACAATTGTTCAATCACCGAAAACATACATGTTCAAGGACAATGTCAtgatgttctttttttttttttaaagtgagGGGAAGATAGTAGCATACTAGCTAGTTTTGGTTAATTGGGACATATCATTATAGTTGTCTAATTATCACTCAAACATTTAATCTGTCCTAACAAAATTTCAGACCCGTAATTAAGAGTCTAGAATCCGCTTTGGACTATCTTTTACATGTCTTAACGTACGCTTAAACATATATAGCTTCAATCCATATTGAGAAAAAGAGGAAGATGTTAATGATCAGCAAATGAAACCAAGCATGTGAGAAAAATCGCAACTAGTACTGATCATAAGATTGAATCGCATATACAAAAAAACAGAAACTTAAACAAAGGAGACTAGATCTCTGGATCAAAATCGCAGCACAGCCATTAATTCTGTGCATGCTTGCCACCTGTCTAACCATGATTTCGAAACTGCAGCAAAATCAGTGCAGGTGCTCTCTGTCCCTCATTCCCACATGCCATAATTGAAGCTCACATCTCAGAACAAACCCTAGGCTTAATTAAACTGCATAATTCAGATTAAACTAATTCCTACTAAATAAAACTTTTTTTAATGGGGATTACTAAATAGGTTTTAAACACGGCATGAATAACACTCGTCAACAATAGACAATAGTCTAAGCCGTCCGATTTCATCACATCCAAGCAACTTCCCCATAATGGAGTTGTTGATATATATGCAGCACTATGCATCCTCTAATAAACATGCGCTCTATATATCTTGTGTAACGGAATCTGTCATGGCTTACTATCTCTACATAAGCTGATAAGCACCGTTATATATTGACCCCAAAAAAAAGCACCGTTATATATGAGGTTTTGTCTCATAATGTTTCGATATAATTAACATTAACAATAGTGTCTACTCGTGATACTttcatctatttttctttgtaaCCTTAATTTGTATCAGAATATCCAACTGGAGGGCTAGGATCGTATATATTAATCTTAGAAGATCATAAACCTGTCATATATATCGGGCACGGTCTGTAAGAATGTGCTGTGAGTTCCAATAGTACTGAGCACTGTTCCCTCCCGCATGTGCTTCGTGCTCCCCTCTGGTTTTTTGATCGCGCCCTCCATAAAAATCGTCGTTCCTTCTTCTTTGTCTCACAAGCTCTCCCAAAAGTCAGAGGTTCAAAGACAAGTTatataaagaaacaaaagcCCTACACAGTTTCTCGAtcccttttctctctttgCCTAAATTGTCTCAAGCTTACCAAACATGTCTGACTCTACtgcatcatcttcttctcctcctatATGGCTATACTCGTATATAAAGCTTCGCTTTTTCAATCGTATCCAGAGGTTCCTGCGCTCCAAGAATAGTAACCGGAAGAGGAACACGACGGCGTCTGATCCTCACCACTTTGACACGTTGAGTTTGAGACCGACCAAGGTTATGGTGAAGGCGAGCAGAAATGAATCAAATGATCATAAGGATGATGGTTTGGGGTTGCAGAGGGCGGTGAAGAAGCTTCACTTTGGGAGTTGGGAAGAGAAGGAGTTGGCAGCGGAAGAGATTGGGACGTTGGCTAAGGATGACGTCAAGCTGAGGAAGCTGGTGGGTGGACTTGGGGTTATACCGGTGTTGGTGTCCATGGTGTCATCGGAGGTGGTTGATCACCGGCGAGTGGCGGTTTTCGCTCTGGTTCAGCTTGCTAATGGAACTTACACGTAAGTTTCAAGTCCttaatcttttttctttcactaAACTCCAAAATTTTACTTAAATTACCATAGCTTGATCGGGTGTCAATGTTAAAGCTTATAAATAGATGAATGCAATAgctctttttttattatgaATTAAATTAGAGATTGACATTGTAAAGAACTAGAAAGTATTGACAATTAGCTAGATGACACTTCTACTGTTCTACAATGCCCCATCAGAACTCAATGTCTGAAGCTTTgttaaattaattaagtttAGTGAGGCCCAATTTGACTTGTAGAATTAAGTGATTCTTCTTGATTTGTGAAGTAATTTTAAGAATATCTGAATATGCATATATGAGTACATGTAAATGGGTAGGGACATGCATATGTGTACAGTCaatcaaagaaaaaattaacaatcaattacttttacatttgtATCTTTCCCAAGTCAAGTGATCGATCAGACCATTGATTAAAGAAgcataagaaaaacaaaggtATATAGTTTAAAAGGTATGGCATCTTTAAGAGTGGGGACAATGGGATAGGGTTTTTAGTCCATTAGTGAAGAGAGGAAAGAAtatattcatttatttatcacCTAGTGCTTGGACTATGGAGCAATGAATCATTAACATTGGGGTATCTCTGAATGGTTGGTATTCTTCAATCTACTCGGGCACTAGTGTACTGCCCTAGGTTTTAGCTTTTTGCTTGCAAATTGTTGCATATGCAGCCAACCATGGAACCAAAGTGCCCACCTTGAGAGATATTTTGTACATAACTATTTGATCTAGTGATGATAggaatataattttatttatttatttatacgaaaataaaggaatataattttttttatctcgaTCAGATATTGTGAGTAATTACGCAGTTGATCATCGATTTATAAGGTATCAAATTATGTATCAAGGACCAACATAGTAACATAGAGATCTATACAACATACGTGCTAGTTATTACTGGTTCGTTTTTACTCCATTAAGCTTATAGATTGGTCTTCATCATTAGTCAATTAAGCATACCTAGTTCTAGGTTATACACATAAAAGCAATAGACTACGTATACAAATCAATTATACGAGCCACATGCTTCCTGAATTATGAGACGGCCACTGCTTGCGGGGAGTGTCGACCGACCACAAAGTTTCGGAGTTGTTGGAAGAGTTGGAGAGGAAGCAGTGGCATCACAACGACAGGACCTAGTATTTCAAATGCCATGTAAGATATAGGTAGTAGTTGTTTAGATTCAATTTGAttttagcaaaataaaaaacccCATATTGTTGACCTTCACATCTGTCTGTAGTTATCTGCATTTTGGAATCTCATTGACTTGAAGACTCTAAGCTCACTAATTTATTTACACATTTCTGAACCATTTATATTTGACTCGAACAttgtacttattcttattgtCAACCTCAAGCTAGACAAAAGCTTATATACATTCAATTTGTTCTTCTACATTGTCTAATTATTCTTTTTAATATTTCAGGAACAAGGCCCTCATTGTTGAAGCAGGAATCTTCTCTAAACTACCTAAAGATATCAACATTCTTGATGAGCCTACAAGGCGTCAATTTGCAGAACTGCTCATGTTGCTATCTTCACTTGCAAACACTCCATTTCCTCTGCCTTCATCGGATATTGTCCCGTTTCTAGTCCGCATTCTGGAGTCGGATTCGAGCAATGTCGAAACCAAACAGTCATGTTTGGGTGCACTTCACAACCTATCCGCTATGTTGGACAATGCAGGAGATTTGGTCTCCAATGGGGTAGTAGACACACTCTTGATGTTGTCCTCAGATAAAGAAATGTCTGAGAAAGCTCTTGCAACATTGGGGAACTTGGTTGTGACCTTGATGGGAAAGAAGGCTATGGAAAATAGTCCTCTGGTCCCTGAGAGCCTAATAGAAATTTTGACATGGgatgaaaaatcaaaatgcCAGGAGCTTTCAAGCTATATTTTGATGATCTTAGCTCATCAAAGCTCAGTacaaagagagaaaatgaaCAAGTCTGGAATTGTGCCTGTACTTCTTGAAGTAGCATTACTGGGTAGCTCTCTAGCCCAGAAAAGGGCGCTCAAGCTGTTGCAGTGGTTCAAGGACGAAAGGCAAACAAAAATGGGACCCCATTCCGGGCCTCAGACTGCGAGGTTCGCATTTGGTTCACCTGTGAATCCACATGCTGCTGAGCAagggaagaagatgatgaagaatttGGTGAAACAGAGTTTACACAAAAATATGGAGATGATAACGCAGCGGGCGAGTGCTTCTGGAGACTCTTCTAAGATTAAGGCTTTGATTATCAGCACGAGCTCAAAAAGTTTGCCTTATTAAGTGAAGATATACAAAATTTAGCAGAGATACTCCCTCATGTTTCAAAGATTAATTTGCATAGACAACTTGGGAGGTGCTAGCTACTGATTGTAAAATGCATTTGATGGCCTCTCGATGGCTTAAATTCCTTGGAAGAGAAAATTGCATCTCTTGTGCATATAGCTTGTGACAATTGTACATCGTGTGAAGAAGTGGGCAAATCTTCTCCAGGTGTATAACAATAAACGCCCTTTCTCGGGCTATAAGGAATATAGTGACAAATTCTTTGCATTGCTTTGTTCAATGTTTGTTTCTAATTTACATGTACCTTCGATTACACTAGATTGCTAGAATACGTACATTAGAATCTGTAGGTAATGGCTCTTATATATACGTAGTTTGTTATGTTACTTATGTATTGTTCTTTTCGTCCATTCACCCTATAATTCTACTATTTTCTGGTAAATGGAGGAATATAGTCGATGCTAGTTAACACCTCCATATTAGACTCATTGGCTAAACTGGACAATTTGATAGTTGACTGGTTActtgtttaggttttattttcctaGCGGGAAAGACGAGCTTTCCTTAATGGTTTAGGACTTCTGGCATTTCCTTAATGCGTTCGGACTTTTGGGTTTCCTTGTAGATTACGGATTACTGCTCTTTTAATAAAGGAGCATTTTTCCTCATTCTCCAAGTCCTCCAAAACCCAATTGCCTACGTCCTCGCTACTCTGCCCATCCTTCTTCGTTGATTAATATCAACAAGACAACAACCCCGTCGATTTTCTCTTTCAACTACTTACGATGGCCCCTGAGTATCGCTACCATCCCTACTCCCCTTCCCTACCCAGATTCGAAGGTCGCAGCGTGATGCAAGGGATACCCACATTTTGCAACCTACACCAGTAGCTGCCATCGATTTGTTGCCGCCGGCTGCCTATTCAGACAACCCCTCATACAGCTTTGCTACAAAGTTTGTGCATACTTGTACAAACTACAGAGCCCGGGCTTCTCCTATTACTCGAGTTTTGTGGACACCTTCTGGGAGGCGTATTGTCACAGGCTCACAAAACGGGGAGTTTACTCTTTGGGATGGTCAGTCATTCAACCATGAATTGACTATTCAGGCTCATGATAAAGCAATTAGGTGTATGGTGTGGAGTTATGATGATGAGAATTGGATCTCTGGTGATGATGGAGGTTCAATCAAGTATTGGAAGAGAAACATGAACAATGTGCTAGTCAATGTATCTGCTCACCAAGAGTTGGTTAGCGACTTAAGCTTTTCCGGGAGTAATTTGAAGTTTTGTTCGTGTTCAGATGATACAACTGTTAAGATCTGGGATTTTAAGAGGTGCCAAGAAGTGCAAAGATTGACTGGCCATGGATGGAATGTGAAGAGTGTTGACTGGCACCCTACAAAGTCTCTCATAGCTTCAGGTGGGAAAGACAGTGTTGTAAAATTGTGGGATGCTAGGTCAGGCAAAGAGCTTTGTTCATTTTATGATCACAAAAATTGGGTGAATTCTGTGAAGTGGAATCAAAATGGTAACTGGCTGCTGACTGCTTCCAAGGACCGAGTTATTAAGCTTTATGACATGAGGGCTATGAAAGGAACTTGAATCTTTCCGGGGGCATCAGAACGAAGTGACTGCTCTGGCTTGGCATCCAATTCATGAAGAATATTTCGTCAGCGGAAGTCGTGATGGATCCATTTTGCATTGGCTTGTTGGGCATGAAACTAATGGCATCCTCTTGGTCATATGCTTTGCAGTGGCAGCAATGATCGCACAACAAAGTTTTGGTGTAGAAATAGGCCAGGAGATACATGTAATATCAATGAGAATCAAAGTTTTAGTGTTCTAAATTCTGCTTCTATTGGTCATATGACCAgttattttccttttccatTTTCATCAAGGACCACAAACACTTCCGACTCAAAATGAACGAACAATTATTCCAGGTGTTGGAACTGCGATTTGAAACAAGCAAATTAATAGTTGCAGCTAACACCAAAAAACCAAAGTACAATCACATTGGCTACTTCAATTcatactagaaaaaaaaatgaaaaaaacaaaaacaaaaacagaaccaATTAAAGAACAAACCAACAATGTctaatcaaaagaaaaagaaagagaaaaaaaaacattaaagaagaaagaaaggagaagaacaaaaaaaaatcaagatgaaccaagtattcaATTACAAATGAATAGATTGCAACCCTAAACACAAAAAGAGGCTGTGAATCAATGTCCACTGTAAACTGTTCAGCGATTTCATGAGTGATACTGGGTAacataaaaatcaaatcaaacaaatatcagTTTTTCTTATGATTGAGGATTAGGCCTGATATTGGGCCAAACAAACTGACTAAACCTCAACTAGGCCCAAAGGCCCACTAATCTCTAGGTCGGTGGAACAAACACCTATATAAACGTCGTCCAATCCATAAACTAGGGTTTATCCTCGTCCCAGTCTACAGTCTCCTCCCCTCAAAAAAATCCCAAACCAAAAGCCAATATGGACTGTTCGTTAAAGAAGCGCAAGACGGAGGAGAACGGCGACGTCTCGACGGCGCCGCCGCCCTCATCCGAATTCACAACCCTAACCCCCGACGACTTCCGCAAACTCCTCCAGCCAATGTCCCACGACCACCTCGTCGAGATTCTACAAACCGCCGTCGTCCGCCACCCCGACGTCCTCGAATCCCTCCGCCACGTCACCAACCGCGACGCCACCCTCCGCAAGCTCTTCGTCCGCGGCCTCGGCGCCGACACCACCACCGACTCCCTCCGCGCCGTCTTCTCCGCCTTCGGCGACCTCGACGAGGCCATCGTCATCTTCGACAAGGCCACCGGGAAGTCCAAGGGCTACGGGTTCGTCACCTTCAAGCACGCCGACGAGGCCTTGATCGCTCTCCGGGAGCCGAGCAAGAAGATCGACGGCAGAGTCACCGTCACGCAGTACGCCGCCGCCGGCCATTCGGCGTCGTTCAGCAGCAGCAACGGCGGCGCCGACGTCTCGGCGAGGAAGATTTACGTCGGGACCGTGCCGTTTGATATCTCATCGGAGAGACTGCTCTCGGCGTTTTCGGCTTTCGGTGAGATCGAAGAAGGCCCCCTAGGGTTTGATAAGGTCACCGGAAAATCAAAGGGCTTTGCTTTCTTCGTGTACAAGACCGAGGAAGGTGCCAGGGCCGCGCTTGTTGAGCCTT encodes:
- the LOC126786143 gene encoding UBP1-associated protein 2C-like, encoding MDCSLKKRKTEENGDVSTAPPPSSEFTTLTPDDFRKLLQPMSHDHLVEILQTAVVRHPDVLESLRHVTNRDATLRKLFVRGLGADTTTDSLRAVFSAFGDLDEAIVIFDKATGKSKGYGFVTFKHADEALIALREPSKKIDGRVTVTQYAAAGHSASFSSSNGGADVSARKIYVGTVPFDISSERLLSAFSAFGEIEEGPLGFDKVTGKSKGFAFFVYKTEEGARAALVEPLKNIDGHQVTCKLAVDNKKGKHGGGGQGPAGDNSGVPPPQQMQPGMFRPQLQPGLYAGYPGGYEPRYNSPYGVPPQMPPSSHGAYSDGPRYGVSPPQHYQAPPMPRGTPGGMYQGPY
- the LOC126786141 gene encoding U-box domain-containing protein 7 yields the protein MSDSTASSSSPPIWLYSYIKLRFFNRIQRFLRSKNSNRKRNTTASDPHHFDTLSLRPTKVMVKASRNESNDHKDDGLGLQRAVKKLHFGSWEEKELAAEEIGTLAKDDVKLRKLVGGLGVIPVLVSMVSSEVVDHRRVAVFALVQLANGTYTNKALIVEAGIFSKLPKDINILDEPTRRQFAELLMLLSSLANTPFPLPSSDIVPFLVRILESDSSNVETKQSCLGALHNLSAMLDNAGDLVSNGVVDTLLMLSSDKEMSEKALATLGNLVVTLMGKKAMENSPLVPESLIEILTWDEKSKCQELSSYILMILAHQSSVQREKMNKSGIVPVLLEVALLGSSLAQKRALKLLQWFKDERQTKMGPHSGPQTARFAFGSPVNPHAAEQGKKMMKNLVKQSLHKNMEMITQRASASGDSSKIKALIISTSSKSLPY